One genomic segment of Streptomyces sp. RerS4 includes these proteins:
- a CDS encoding SpoIIE family protein phosphatase — protein sequence MSGRSGRRHGEARPAGLLARLSLVPDSVAGQVFALQAAIVLVLIAAAALALVFQARYDGLKDARNRSLAAAEAFAHAPGVAAALKSPDPTAVLQPRAEGARKASGLDFIAVMTPDGIRYTDSRPELIGERATGDLARAAAGQSFTETFKGAPSDAVRAVVPVRDESGAVVGLVSTGIEVANVGDTIENQLPLLIGAAAGALLLGTGGAALVSRRLRRQTRGLGAAEMARMNEHHEAVLHAVREGVLIVDGDHRLVLANDEAKRLLDLPPDAEQRHVTDLGLDPRTTELLVSGRVATDEVHLAGERLLAVNVRPTEPFVGKPSGSVTTLRDTTDLAALSGRAEVALERLQLLYDAGVRIGTTLDVVRTAEELSEVAVPRFADFVTVELLEPVLRGDEPAAAGRTHTEMRRAAMSGIRTDQPLQPVGDTIRFEVPTAPMAAALEAGRSVLAADLNAAMGWRAQDPAGTRVALDYGLHSLISVPLQARGVVLGMANFWRAADTPEAFEEEDLSFAEELGARAAVSIDNARRFTREHATAVTLQRSLLPRVLPDLTAVDVAFRYLPAKAGVGGDWFDVIPLPGARVALVVGDVVGHGVHAAATMGRLRTAVHNFSTLDIPPDELLGHLDELIDRIDQLESGAAGDGGHVGPGVADAHEMGIPVTEDVEGVDGSAGITGATCLYAIYDPVSGVCAMASAGHPGPALVHPDGRVEFPALPTGLPLGVGGMPFEATAVRLPEGSRLVLFTDGLLEDRDRDFDTGLALLGRALARPERSPEQACADVLAALLFPAPSDDIALLVADTRRLDPGRIAEWEVPEDPAAVSRVRREAAGQLAAWGLEEVSFTAELVLSELITNALRYGTQPVRVRMLCDRNLICEVSDGSSTSPHLRYAATTDEGGRGLFLVAQYAERWGTRYTQRGKVIWAELSSSAGREPAETEPDLDALEDMAW from the coding sequence ATGAGCGGACGTTCGGGTCGGCGGCACGGTGAGGCGCGACCCGCCGGCCTGCTCGCGCGTCTCTCGTTGGTCCCGGACAGCGTCGCGGGCCAGGTCTTCGCGCTCCAGGCCGCGATCGTGCTGGTGCTCATCGCCGCCGCCGCGTTGGCCCTGGTGTTCCAGGCGCGCTACGACGGCCTGAAGGACGCCCGCAACCGCTCGCTCGCCGCCGCCGAGGCCTTCGCCCACGCGCCGGGAGTGGCGGCCGCTCTGAAGTCCCCCGATCCGACGGCCGTCCTCCAGCCCCGGGCGGAGGGCGCCCGCAAGGCCTCCGGGCTGGACTTCATCGCCGTCATGACCCCCGACGGCATCCGCTACACCGATTCCCGACCCGAACTGATCGGCGAGCGCGCCACCGGCGACCTGGCCCGCGCGGCGGCCGGACAGTCCTTCACCGAGACCTTCAAGGGCGCCCCGAGTGACGCCGTGCGGGCCGTGGTCCCCGTACGGGACGAGAGCGGCGCCGTCGTCGGGCTCGTCTCCACCGGGATCGAGGTCGCGAACGTCGGGGACACCATCGAGAACCAGCTGCCGCTGCTGATCGGCGCGGCCGCCGGCGCCCTGCTGCTCGGCACCGGCGGCGCCGCTCTGGTCAGCCGCCGGCTGCGGCGCCAGACCCGGGGCCTGGGCGCGGCCGAGATGGCCCGGATGAACGAGCACCACGAGGCCGTCCTGCACGCCGTGCGCGAGGGCGTGCTCATCGTCGACGGCGACCACCGGCTGGTGCTCGCCAACGACGAGGCCAAGCGCCTGCTGGACCTGCCGCCCGACGCCGAGCAGCGCCACGTGACGGACCTCGGTCTGGATCCGCGTACGACCGAGCTCCTCGTCTCGGGCCGCGTCGCGACCGACGAGGTGCACCTCGCGGGCGAGCGGCTCCTCGCCGTCAACGTACGCCCCACCGAGCCCTTCGTCGGCAAGCCGTCGGGCAGCGTCACGACCCTGCGCGACACCACCGATCTGGCCGCGCTCTCCGGGCGGGCCGAGGTGGCACTCGAACGGCTCCAGCTGCTCTACGACGCCGGCGTGCGCATCGGCACCACCCTGGACGTGGTGCGCACCGCCGAGGAGCTGTCGGAGGTGGCCGTGCCGCGGTTCGCGGACTTCGTGACCGTCGAGCTGCTGGAGCCGGTGCTGCGCGGCGACGAGCCGGCGGCGGCGGGCCGCACGCACACGGAGATGCGCCGCGCGGCCATGTCGGGAATCCGTACGGACCAGCCGCTCCAGCCGGTCGGGGACACCATCCGCTTCGAAGTGCCGACGGCTCCGATGGCGGCCGCGCTGGAGGCCGGGCGGTCGGTGCTCGCCGCCGATCTGAACGCCGCGATGGGCTGGCGGGCCCAGGACCCCGCGGGCACCCGGGTGGCCCTGGACTACGGGCTGCACTCGCTGATCTCGGTGCCGCTCCAGGCGCGGGGCGTCGTCCTCGGCATGGCGAACTTCTGGCGGGCCGCCGACACCCCCGAGGCCTTCGAAGAGGAGGACCTGTCGTTCGCGGAGGAGCTGGGCGCGCGGGCGGCCGTCTCCATCGACAACGCCCGCCGCTTCACCCGCGAGCACGCCACCGCCGTGACGCTCCAGCGCAGCCTGCTGCCCCGGGTGCTGCCGGACCTCACGGCGGTGGACGTCGCCTTCCGCTACCTGCCCGCGAAGGCGGGGGTGGGCGGCGACTGGTTCGACGTGATCCCGCTGCCGGGAGCCCGGGTGGCGCTGGTGGTGGGCGACGTGGTCGGGCACGGGGTGCACGCGGCGGCGACGATGGGTCGACTGCGCACGGCCGTGCACAACTTCTCGACGCTGGACATCCCGCCCGACGAGCTGCTGGGCCACCTGGACGAGCTGATCGACCGCATCGACCAGTTGGAGAGCGGCGCCGCCGGGGACGGCGGGCACGTCGGGCCCGGCGTCGCCGACGCCCACGAGATGGGGATCCCCGTGACGGAGGACGTCGAAGGGGTCGACGGAAGCGCCGGCATCACCGGCGCCACCTGTCTCTACGCCATCTACGACCCGGTCTCGGGCGTCTGCGCGATGGCCAGTGCCGGGCATCCCGGGCCCGCCCTGGTGCACCCGGACGGGCGCGTGGAGTTCCCGGCGCTGCCCACGGGCCTGCCGCTGGGCGTGGGCGGCATGCCCTTCGAGGCGACGGCGGTGCGGCTGCCGGAGGGCAGCCGGCTCGTGCTGTTCACCGACGGGCTGCTGGAGGACCGCGACCGGGACTTCGACACCGGTCTGGCGCTGCTGGGCCGGGCGCTGGCCCGACCCGAACGCAGCCCCGAGCAGGCGTGCGCGGACGTGCTCGCGGCGCTGCTGTTCCCGGCGCCGAGCGACGACATCGCCCTCCTGGTCGCCGACACGCGGCGGCTGGATCCGGGCCGCATCGCCGAGTGGGAGGTCCCCGAGGATCCGGCGGCGGTCTCGCGGGTGCGTCGGGAGGCGGCCGGGCAGCTGGCGGCCTGGGGCCTGGAGGAGGTCTCGTTCACCGCCGAACTCGTGCTGAGCGAGCTGATCACGAACGCCCTGCGGTACGGGACGCAGCCCGTGCGGGTGCGGATGCTGTGCGACCGGAACCTGATCTGCGAGGTCTCCGACGGCAGCAGCACCTCGCCGCACCTGCGCTACGCCGCCACCACGGACGAGGGCGGCCGCGGGCTGTTCCTCGTCGCGCAGTACGCCGAACGGTGGGGGACGCGCTACACGCAACGCGGCAAGGTCATCTGGGCGGAGCTGTCGTCCTCCGCCGGGCGGGAACCGGCGGAGACGGAGCCGGACCTGGACGCGCTGGAGGACATGGCCTGGTAG
- a CDS encoding helix-turn-helix domain-containing protein gives MRRVAIVAQPGIRAFDLAVITEVWGPDRGHLGVPVFELRRCALEPGPIALPGGLSLTPDRGLDWLGRADLIVVPALAEPTDPTAEPVLAALREAHARGVPVAALCAGAFVLAEAGLLEGRRAVTHWSLAPQLAARHPGVLVEEAPLFVEDDGLWTSAGVASGIDLCLHLVREAHGAEAAAAIARSMVTGPFRTGDHAQYLDRPTPTADRTAEALAAVRQQALRRLHEPLDVATLARWAGMSPRSFARHFAAATGTTPHKWLIARRLDEARKLLERTDHPVPEVARRAGFASEVTFRQHFGAHVGTSPRAYRTAAANAPLTGDSVRKGS, from the coding sequence ATGCGCCGTGTCGCCATCGTCGCCCAGCCCGGGATCCGGGCCTTCGACCTCGCCGTCATCACCGAGGTCTGGGGTCCCGACCGCGGCCACCTCGGGGTGCCCGTCTTCGAGCTGCGCCGCTGCGCCCTGGAGCCGGGCCCGATCGCACTGCCGGGCGGGCTGAGCCTCACCCCGGACCGGGGTCTCGACTGGCTGGGCCGGGCCGACCTGATCGTCGTACCGGCCCTGGCCGAGCCGACCGACCCGACGGCCGAGCCCGTCCTCGCCGCGCTGCGGGAGGCGCACGCGCGCGGGGTGCCGGTGGCCGCCCTGTGCGCCGGGGCCTTCGTGCTGGCGGAGGCCGGGCTGCTGGAGGGGCGCCGGGCGGTGACCCACTGGTCGCTCGCCCCGCAGCTCGCCGCCCGTCATCCCGGGGTCCTGGTCGAGGAGGCGCCGCTGTTCGTCGAGGACGACGGGCTGTGGACCTCCGCCGGGGTGGCCTCCGGGATCGACCTGTGCCTGCACCTGGTCCGCGAGGCGCACGGGGCCGAGGCCGCCGCCGCCATCGCCCGCTCGATGGTCACCGGCCCCTTCCGCACCGGCGACCACGCCCAGTACCTGGACCGGCCCACCCCGACCGCCGACCGGACCGCCGAGGCACTGGCCGCCGTACGACAGCAGGCCCTGCGGCGGCTCCACGAGCCGCTGGACGTGGCCACGCTGGCCCGCTGGGCGGGCATGTCGCCGCGCTCCTTCGCCCGGCACTTCGCGGCGGCCACCGGCACCACCCCGCACAAATGGCTGATCGCCCGGCGGCTCGACGAGGCCCGCAAACTGCTGGAGCGCACCGATCATCCCGTTCCCGAGGTGGCCCGGCGGGCCGGGTTCGCCAGCGAGGTCACCTTCCGTCAGCACTTCGGCGCCCACGTCGGCACGAGCCCGCGCGCGTACCGCACGGCGGCGGCCAACGCTCCCTTAACCGGTGACAGTGTTAGAAAGGGCTCATGA
- a CDS encoding cysteine hydrolase family protein, whose product MTRTAIEIADNSALLVIDVQKGFDDASFWGPRDNPDAETNIAALMDAWRATGRPVVLVRHASVHPGSVLAADHPGHALKDLVEERRREDDLLITKTVNSAFYGAPDLAAWLTARGIGQLVLTGIQTNMCVETTARMAGNLGYDVLVPLDATHTFDLTDGTGPGGLALTAAQLAAATAVNLQGGGFARIVTTAQLLSAARAGATA is encoded by the coding sequence ATGACACGGACCGCGATCGAGATCGCCGACAACAGCGCCCTGCTCGTCATCGACGTCCAGAAGGGCTTCGACGACGCCTCCTTCTGGGGCCCCCGCGACAACCCGGACGCCGAGACCAACATCGCCGCCCTCATGGACGCCTGGCGCGCGACCGGCCGCCCCGTCGTCCTCGTCCGGCACGCCTCCGTCCACCCCGGCTCGGTCCTCGCCGCGGACCACCCGGGACACGCCTTGAAGGACCTGGTGGAGGAGCGCCGACGCGAGGACGACCTGCTGATCACCAAGACCGTCAACTCGGCCTTCTACGGCGCCCCGGACCTGGCCGCCTGGCTCACCGCCCGAGGGATCGGACAGCTGGTCCTCACCGGCATCCAGACCAACATGTGCGTCGAGACCACCGCCCGGATGGCGGGCAACCTCGGCTACGACGTCCTGGTCCCCCTCGACGCCACCCACACCTTCGACCTCACCGACGGCACGGGCCCCGGCGGCCTCGCCCTCACCGCCGCGCAGCTCGCCGCCGCGACCGCCGTCAACCTCCAGGGCGGCGGCTTCGCCCGCATCGTGACCACCGCTCAGCTGCTGTCGGCCGCCCGCGCCGGGGCCACGGCGTAG